The following nucleotide sequence is from Pseudobdellovibrionaceae bacterium.
CCAGGGCCCGATTACCTGCAACCACCGCAAGAATAACTTCATCTTCCATCAGCACGAGCCTAGCAAATCGCAGGGATGGCTTAGATAGCTTAATTTTCTCCACTCCCACCTGAAGCTCCTTCTCGGCCTCTGCAATTTGGCCCTGCTTGGCTAACATTCGAGCCTTACCCCGATGGTAAAAGGACCAATAGGACTGATCCTCCGGCTTGAGTCCTTGCTTGAGTGCGGCCTCTACTGCCTGAAGGTCCTTTTTCGCCTCATCGATCTGATCCATAGACATAAAATTGGCACTGCGATGGAGGAGGGCCCACCCCAGAGATCCTGACTTTCCCAGCTTCTTAAAGGACGCAATGGCCATATCAAGGCTGCGATTGGAACCCTGATAGTCACCAACCGCTGATAAATAGGAGCCCCTCAACCTTTGCACCCTGCCAAAGAACATTTCCCGTTCAAAACTGGATTTCCATGCGTACTGGTTTACTGAGCTAATGAGCTCATCAAAGTACTTTTGATTCCTTTGGCTACGTAAACCCAGTAGGTCCATTTTTTCCTTGCGAAGCAAGGCTTCGAAATAGATCTCCGTAAAATCCTTTCGGCTTTCATCCGTCACAAGTTCACCAAATTTCCGACTAGAATCTGCAAACCGGGAATCATTCCAGGCGGCAAATCCTTCGGATAAAGTTGCCTTGGCCTTTTCAATGTAAGCCGCTCTCGGATTACTTTGGGTCTCTTCCTCAGCTGTTTTCTCAACGGCTTCGGCGAAAAAGCAAAATCCGATAATCATTGAGAATAGGAAAACCACTCTTTTCACTTTTGTCCTCCCCTTGCAATTGTGACTTCCACAAGTTCTGCGGTTAAGAATGTGTAAAGTTTGGTCCTGATGACTCACATCCTACCGTCTACTTGTTTTTCACCCACACACAAGCAATTATAATCAATAGGGTGCTTAGATTAATTAAGATTCTCAAAAGACGACGTCACTCCCAGAGATATAAACCCGTTATTCTCGTAACCGGGTGTAGTTCCGGGATCGGTCTCGCTTTGGCACGACGACTCTGGACTCTGTATGATTATAGGGTTGTTATCACCGTGCGACAAAATTCCCTAGATAAGATCAAAGATGATAAATTCCATAATACCGATCGTTTCTGGATCCAACACCTAGATGTGACATCAAGCGAAGACCGAAAGCGATTGATCGATGAGATCCTAGAGAAATGGGGAAAGGTCGATATTCTCGTTAACAATGCAGGCATCAGCTTTCGTGCTGTCGTCGAGCACATGGATTCGCAAACCGAGAGATTACAACTTGAAACTAATTACCTGGGACCTATGGGACTTATTCGCTTAGTCCTGCCAAGTATGCGTATGTCCGGAAGAGGTAAAATCATTAATGTCTCCTCTGTGAGCGGAATGCTGGCCATGCCGACCATGGCATCCTATAGCGCATCCAAGCACGCGCTTGAGGGAGCCAGCGAAGCCCTGTGGTATGAAATGAGGCCTCTCGGGATTAATGTCACTTTGATTCAACCGGGATTTATTCGCTCTCATTCCTTCCGCAATGTTGTTTACTCTGCACAATCAGCCCTTTCTCAGGCTGCTGGCGGTCCCTATAGCGATTATTACCGACACATGACGCCCTTTATATCCAAGACCATGCAGAAATCGAGAACCACTCCCGAAAAGGTGGCCCGCACTATACTCAATGTGATTCGCACCGAGAATCCACCCCTAAGAGTGCCAGCCTCATTGGATGCATTCTTGTTCTTCTACATTCGCCGCTTTTTTCCTCGTCGATTTCTTCACCCCTTTTTGTTTTTCTGTCTACCGGGCTCCGGGAAGTGGGGTGAGCGCTACTCCAAAAAACGGGATTAGGTGAACTGACTTTTCAGAACTAGATTTTACGTTTTGCAACTTTGGTGAGCTCCCGCCAAAGGTACGCCTGGGCCAGCCCAGTATTTTGGCCGCGACGGCGAACGACCCATTGATTTTCTTCAAGGCCTTTAAACTCAGGTACTTTTAGTTTTACCAGAACCTTCGCCCTGATCTCCTTTTCAACCAGATGATGTGGCATATGCCCCCATCCCAATCCCGCCTTGAGCAGAGTCATTTTGGTCTGAAAATCCGGCAAACTCCAGGTAAATGCTCCCTCCATAATTCCGGCCGAACTTCGGCCATCCACGGATCCCGTGCTTCGCAATATAAGATGAGGAAAATTCATCAACATGGATTGGGAGATCTCCTTTTGCCTGCGACCCAGAGGGTGTGAGGGGGCCACCACCGGAATGAGCTTAATCGGACAGTGTGGTTCAACTTCAAATTGGCCAGGATCGAGATCTCTTCCCTCCGTAATCGCCAGTTGAGCGCGCCCATCTCGGACTTTTTCCAATGCTCCAAAAATTTCCACACTCATCCTGAGGCGGGTGTGAGGAAACCGCTTCGCAAACTCGCGCAATACTGGAATAAGTGGCGGCAGTGGTGTTAACGCACTGAGGGCAAGATCAACCTCCGCCTCCACGCCCTGACTCAACTGCCTTCCCAAATCCTCAAACTCAGCCACATTCTGAAGGAGACCTTTTGCCCTCTCGTATAGAGCCCTCCCGGCATCCGTCAACTCCGGGCGGTAGGATTCTCTTGAAAACACCCTTAGTTTGAACTCATCCTCCAATTGCCGAATTGCATAGCTGAGTGAACTTTGCGACTTGTGAAGCCGCTCGGCCGCCGGCCGAAACCCTCCCTCCTCTACAATTGCGCATAGGGTGCGAATCTGCTCAAAAGTCATACTCCATTATAATCTAATTTTTCGATCATTTTAATAAATTTATTATACTTTTTTTAGATCATCTGACGGGCGAGAATTGAGGGGGTCGTGAACACTAGAAAGGGGATTCAAGATGAAAGAAAAATTTTTTGTAGCCCTCAGAATACTTTTTGGCCTGATGCTCGTGACATTCGGCCTCAATGGCTTCCTCCAGTTTATGCCAATGCCAACACCTCCACCTGAGGGCGCCGCTTACCTGGGAGCCCTAGCTGGAACCGGATATTTTTTCCCAGTTTTGAAGGCGACAGAAGTATTGGTCGGAGCGGCCCTCCTGTCCAATCGCTTTGTTGCCCTGGCCCTGGTGGTCATGGCACCTGTTAGTATCCACATTTTGCTCTATCATATTTTTCTGGACACCAGTGGATTGATCATGGCTCTCTTCGTCTTTGGTGCGAATCTTGGCCTTGGCCTTTGTCGTCTGTCTGTCTACCGAAGTTTGTTAAGCCCCAAACCCAACATTTAAGGAGGTCTGGCATGAGGCAGGTTCGCAAGAGTGAGGAGCGTGGTCGAGGAGACTTGGGGTGGCTAAAAGCCAAATACAGCTTCTCGTTTGCCGACTATTTTGATCGCAACAACATGGGCTTCCGCACTCTCCGAGTAATCAACCAGGACGTTATTCAGCCCTTGGGCGGATTTGCCACCCATCCCCACCAGGATATGGAGATCCTCACCTATGTGATCCGAGGCGCTGTCGCTCACAAAGACAGCATGGAAAACTCCACCGTCATCCCAGCTGGGGAAGTCCAACTCATGAGTGCGGGAACCGGTGTCGAACACAGCGAGTTTAACCCCTCCGACACAGATACACTGGAGCTACTGCAGATCTGGATGATCCCGGACCAGAAAGGATACAGCCCCACCTACCAGCAAATGCAGATCGACCGCGATGCCAGACGCAACGACTGGTTGCAACTAGCGGGCCCCGGAAATCGCCCACATGAGGGCATGTTGATTCGCCAGCAGCTGGCAATTTACACTTCCGCACTTGAATCGCGAAAGAGCCTCACCTTCGAGCCCGAGTTTGGAGGGAACGTTTGGCTACAAGTTGTGGATGGTCAGATTGAAGTGGAAGGGGAATCCCTGGAACCTGGCGACGGTCTGGCGCTGACCGAAGTGTCGCGAATTTCAGTGCGGGCGATTAACACTGCTGAATTCCTAGTTTTTGATTTGAGCTAGCTCGACCCGCGATTTTGGCCCTGTCTCATTATGAGACACAACCGGGTTTGCGGTTTCCCTCCCTTCATCGCTGGTTCATAATGGCATTAGGTGGAGGGTATTTCTAGTGATCCGGGATAAGCGCAATGGAATGTGCTACCGGCCAAAGCGGCAACGTTTCCTCTTCATAGGCTCGGCAGCACTTTTAGGGTTAACACTTCTACTATTTCAAAACTGTCAACCAAACTATCTGATCAAGGTAGCGCAACTGGCTCTGCACAGTTCGGACTCCGACGCCGAAACTGAAAGTACACCTTTGTCTTCACCCTTTTCAGAGGGAAAACTCCAAATCTCCTGGTCACAGCTGTTGGAAAACCCCGAATTCAGGCAGAGAAATCAAGGAGCCTTTGCGAAGGCTTCCGATTCCGTTTTCTCTTTGGGATCAACCCTGCCCTTGGGACTTGCGGATCCTATCCCCAACGAGTCTGATATTCTTGTCGATGAAGATGCTGCCGTCTTTTTGCCTGGCCAAGCCATGGTGGTTTTGGTCGACAATAACTGTCGGCGGACAAGAGCCAGTACAGCCACTTTTTCGGCAGATCTGGAAGACAACTCCCCAGGTAAACCTCAGCTTGACATTGAAGCCTATAGCTACGGGGTCAAGGATCCACTACCAGTCAGCCAGTTTCGTAACTGGCTGGAAAGTGACCCTTGCATTGTTGGAGCCAGTGAGGATCTGGAAGTTTCGGTAACCGAAACCATCCTCAACAATGATCCGATGTTTGATAACTTGAGTCATTTGAAAGCTATAAACTACGTTGCTGCTCAGGATTTGTTTCATCGTTCAAGCCTGAAAATTGACCGTGATGTGGTTATTGCCATCGTCGACACAGGTATCGACTACCGCCACAACGACTTGCGTAATCGAATGTGGACTAATGGTAGTGGCAACTATGGGCACGACTATATCAATAATGACACCGATCCCATGGATGACCACAAACATGGAACTCACTGTGCGGGACTCGCCGCTGCCGAAAACAACAATAATGTTGGAGTTTCTGGGGTCATGGGATTTAACGCCAAACTCATGGCGGTAAAAGTTCTTGCCGCTAATGGTTCTGGTAGCACGACCACTGTCGTCAACGGGGTCAACTTCGCGGTAACAAACAAGGCTGATGTCATCAACATGTCTTTAGGTGGCAAGGGAACCAGTGCCGCCTATCGTGATGCCCTGGCCCGCGCGGTGGCGGCCAATGTCTTTGTGGCTGTCGCAGCCGGAAACGATAATGTTCAGATTAATTCGGGTACGAACTTTTTCTCACCCGCTGGGTACGCCAAAGATATCAACGGTGCCATGGCGGTAGGATCATTCGACGCTCTCAGTTTTGCCAAGTCGGGCTTTTCGAATTACAGCACAACCTATGTGGAAATCGGCGCCCCAGGCTCCGCCGGGTCAGCTCGATTGATCTCCACGGTTCCCAACAATGCTTACGAGGGACTACAGGGTACCTCCATGGCCTCGCCGGTCTTGGCCGGAGCTGCTGCCTTGACCATTGGAATTTTACGCAGTCAGGGGATCTCTTACACCCCTGCTGACATCGAAGAGATTCTAACTAACAGCTCCCCCTCCCGGTCCGGCCTATCCTCCTATTTCAAGGGTGGAAAGTATTTGGATGTGGAGAGAACTGCTGAGTACGTTCAACGGGTTTATTTGTTTAGTGCAACTGGGGGCTTTAAATAATGAACTCTCTGTTTAGGCACCTATCATTTATTATCACCGCCACCACATTAGCTGGATGTACTGGCGATGGTTTCATGCCCAAAAAGGGCGGCGTGGGCGGGCTGTCCTCACAGGACATATTGAGAAGAATTCCAACCACCGACAAGGTCGACAGGGATTGTAGCACTTCCGGCGCATACTCCATGTGCCTCTACATGAAAAATCCGGTGAGCCAGTCCGCAACTGTATTAAGTGATCCTGAAAGTGCCACCGAGCTAAACCAACAGCGAACCTTTGGCGTCAAACTGACTGGCATTGATGGTTCAGGAAAGCTGCAAAACAGCTCCATTGAAGTCGTCACATTGGAAGGAACTGCTGTAGACACCACTCAGTTACAGAACTATAAGGAGCTCGGGGTCGATGACAGCTCCAACTTTTTGGAGCAGCAAATGGCCTATTATTGGGCCAATCGATCCATTGAGTATCTAAGCGCCTGGACTGGTCGCCTGTACGTCAAGGATCAGGGTCTGAAGGTCATTGTCGATGACCGCACTCACGGCTGGAGGCCCGGCACCAAATCCATTCACTTAAGAAAATCTAGTCTCGGCAAATCCATGGCGACTAACGGAGGTTTGGTGATTCACCTGCTCGCCCAGGCCAATCTGTGGCTGGCGACGGGTGGTGAAATTGACAACCTCAATGGTGATTCCAAACACCAGGCCTGCGGCACCCATGAAAAAGGTTGTTGCCGCAATCCCACGGGCTGCTCCAGAGCTGTGGCTTCGGGCGCCGCAGATTACATGGTGGCGATCATGTTCCCGGACGATCCTGGCCTGGGTGAGTTTTGGTCCAACTCCCTTGATGGGGTAAAGTCCTGTTCCCAGTCTCGTAACTTGAAATTCATGAGCACGATCACTGCAACCAATGCCCACCAGGCTTGCTCAAGCAGTAATCAGGCTGGCGAGGTTCATGCCTTAGGAAGTCTTTATGCTTCCATATGGTGGGAAGTCCGCAAGCGGGCCGAAGAGGATCGACCGGGCTCCGGACGGGAAGTGGACACTCTTTACATGGAACACTTGTCCAAGCTTCGCGGGGATGATGATTTCCTCTCGGCACTCAATAAGATTGAGCAAATTGACGCCGAGAAGTTCTCCAGCCGCTACTCCTCCTTGTTTAGATCAGAATACAGCAAGAGGGAACTCCTGTAGTTCTGCTTTACCTCCCTGAAAATCTCAGGCGTTCACTCCTTATACATCGTTTCGTCATTAGTCATATTCACCCACTCTAGTGACTATGTTTTCACTTACAATTGGCCCAATTTTGGCAACGTAACGGGTGGGGATGACTTGTTTGTTAGTCTTTCGCGATAGTATGGGTGAAGGGTAAAAGGTCATGGTCTATGGTTACAGCCGCTGGCACGGCTCGATATTAGGTATTCTTGTCTTTCCATTTTTATTTAGCTGCTCCGACGTCAGAATCAATCCCTTACGTCAGGTATCAAGTCATGCAAGTAAATCCCAGCTTTGCCTAAGGCCGCCCGAAAACCGGGTGAGGGTCAACAAGGTTCTCTTTGTTGTTGATAAGTCCGGTTCAAATGCTGGCAATGGCGGTAACCCAGGAAACGATCCTGATGATGTCAGACGGGCCGATAATATTCAGGCCTTTTTTGATATGCACCGAAATGAACCCTACTACAAATGGGGTTACATCGTTTTTGGAGTTGAAACCAACAAGGCACATGCCTATATCAACGATGGCAGCATCAGCAGTCCCATATTTGGAGACGCCAATCAAATGCAGGCGGCCATCGACCAACATAGGGCTGTCCCAGACGATGGTTGCACCCCCTATTTGGCCGCCCTTCAGCTGGCTAAGCGAGCCGTCGAAAATGATATGCGCAACTTCCCGGACGAAGACTCTGTCTACAACATTTTCTTTATGTCCGATGGATTTCCCAATGATGCTAATTCGGCTGTCAATTGTGGCAGCACCACGGCGGTGACCTCATCTCCCACTGATCCTTATATTCTGGGCGTTAAGGATCTGATCCGTGTGGCTCCAGATCGAATCTTCTTTAGTACCGCCTATTACGCTCTGCCGGAAAATGATCCCGGCCGTGCCGCCGCCGACGGACTTCACTATATGGCGGATGCCGGTGGGGGCAAGTTTGCCGACCTGCAGGGCAGCGACACTCTTAATTTCGAGGAGCTCAAACTGGGGCCAAGACCCGAGTCATGGATTTTGAAGCGGATGTCTATCTATAACTTCAATGCCGCCTACTGTACTGATGGAACCCGGGACGCCGATTCTGATGGAGATGGTCTATGCGACAAGGACGAAATTGATTTCAATAATAAATTTGCAGACCGGCTCACCGGCTCCAAGCGGTTTGATCCGCGTGATCGCAATTCCATCAACCCCAAATACTCGGATTTATTTTCCTTCAAGTTTGAGGTTCTCCCCACGGGTGATGGCCTCAAATCCTGTGCGGATCTGGAGGAGGATCAGGATCATGACCTCCTAAACAGCTGCGAAGAGCGTATGCTGTTCGACAATCAGGCCAATGGCCCCACTCCCCAATGGACAGAGCAAATGCGTGAATCCGGTGGCGGCACTGCCAATCCGAAAAACCCGGATACTGATGGAGATGGCTTCATTGACAGCATCGAGTACTTTTCATTTGGCGTGAAATCAAATCCGGTCAACTATAACAATATTTTTGATCGTTTTACGGGGGGGATTACGGCCGAAACTCTCATGGCCGAACACCGGCACCCGATGAATCCAACAGTTGCCGGGGCCGATTCGACCGACTTCAGAGTGACCTTCTCGGGGATCAATACCAAGGGCGAAAACTGCTATAATGTCGATCTCAGGCATCTCCCACTTTACCGCACACAAGGAGTCGGCATCACTCGCGTGAGCGGAATTCCTGAGCTCGTCCACAACGACGATGAATCCGTGATTTTGATTTACTATTTAATGACCCAAGAGAGAAATCCCAACGGGCGGGGCTACTACTTTTTCTCCTACAAGAAGTTGCACAATCAGCAAGGCTGGTCCAACGGGCTTCAGTTTGACAACTTTAGCGCTTATAAGGTTCCCGAAATCTTTTAGATCTCCGCTCCCGAATGACGAAAGCTGTCGGGGCTTGCGGCCTGGCAGGCACGCTTGTAGGTCACTGGGAGTTCCGCACGCAACAGGTCTCCTGGATTCAGGTACTCATAGAGTTCCCCATAGTGCTTTACTTCCATGGGGCTGATTCTTCTCATCAAGTGCCAAGGACGAAGATCTTCCGTTTTTTCCACACCCATGGCGCCAAGGATTTCGGCCGCACTTTCAATTGTCTCTTTGTGAAAGGTCGCCACCCGGTGACGCTTATCTGGCACATGTAGGCCAGATGCTAGATTCCGGTCCTGAGTGGCCACACCCGTTGGGCACGAGTTGTTGTGACACCTGAGGGCCTGAATACACCCTAAAGACATCATAAAAGCCCGGGCCGAGTAGACCATGTCCGCTCCCAAAGCCAGTCGCTTTACAATACCAAATCCAGAAGTCACCTTGCCTGCGGCAATCACCCGCACTCGGTCCCGGAGATTGAATCCCACTAATGAGTTGTGAACAAAGATTAAGGCCTCTACGAGTGGTGTTCCGATGTGGTTGGAAAACTCCAAGGGCGCTGCTCCCGTCCCACCCTCAGCACCATCGACGGTGATGAAGTCCGGAGTGATCCCGGTCTTGTGCATTGCCTTGCAAATTGCCAAAAACTCCCGACGCTTGCCCAAACACAGTTTAAATCCAACTGGTTTTCCTCCAGACAACTCTCTGAGCTGCTTAATAAACTGTAACATCTCCAATGGGGTGCCAAAGGCCGAATGCGCTGGAGGCGAAAGAACGTCCTGTCCCATCGGGACTTCGCGGATTTTCGATATTTCTGGGGTGACCTTGGCGGCTGGCAAGATTCCACCATGGCCAGGCTTGGCACCCTGAGACAACTTAATCTCGATCATTTTTATAGAAGGACCCTTGGCTTTTTCAGCGAACTTATCTGGATTAAATCTTCCATCCCCAGAGCGGCATCCAAAATAGCCCGTGCCAATTTGCCAAATCAAGTCTCCGCCGTTCTTGAGATGGTAAGAACTCATTCCTCCCTCACCAGTATTGTGGGCAAATCCTCCATCCCGAGCACCGCCATTTAGGGAGAGGACAGCATTCGAACTTAGCGCCCCATAACTCATTGCCGAGATGTTCATAACACTTGCCAGGTAGGGCTGAGTACAATCTGGGCCACCAACTTTTACACGCAGAGACTCTGGATTTACATGAACTGGGTGGAGGGAGTGATTGAGCCACTCAAATCCCACCTCATAAACATCGCGCTGAGTCCCAAAAGGCAGGGTATCCAGGGTTCCTTTGGATCTTTGGTAAACCAGGCTTCGCTGCTCACGACTAAACGGGACTCCATCCGTATTGGACTCAACAAAGTACTGGTTAATCTCTGGGCGAATTGCTTCGAAAAGATAACGAAAATTTCCTACAATTGGAAAATTTCGACGAATGGTATGCTTGGTCTGGAAAAAATCATTAACACCAATCAAGATAATGGGGCCCAAAAAAACAAGCGACCAAAGGGTCGGTGGATAGTAGTAAGCACCCACGCAAAGAAGCGCAATAACTGCCAAAAGGCCAATGATGAATTCTCGTCTCATGTAGTCCCGCCTTTTTAATATTGTCAGCCATAAGTGTTGGAGTGGCAAGAACGGACTGTCTCCACTTGCGGACTGGTAAACCTCGCCCTACAATTGAGCTAAAGCCAATGATGAATAAACTTATTGCCTATATCCGGAAACACTTCTTGCCCGACACTCTACCAAAGTTGAGTGAGCGAGGCCTTTGGCTAAGTCTTCCCTTGGTAGCCCTGGTTCTCCTCATATACGAGTACTATGGTTGGCAAATCCCGTTCATGAAGATGGCTCTCCATTACGCCTGGCTGCCCAACTACTCCCAGAACAACGTCAAGTTTATTGCCCAGGCCTATACCTCAGCCAGCTTTGTCACATTGTTTGTTCTTGTTCCTGTAATCTTTGGCCGTATGTTTCCCTATGACGGTCCCAATCCCTTTGCCTTTCGACCGACTCTGGTCCGGGAGTTTATCCCCTCTTATCTACCCTTGATTCTCGTTATGACTCCTGTCCTGTGGATCGCCTGTGGCCGTACCGACTTCAATCGCTTCTATCCATTATATAACCCTGCCTCAATACACCACCTAATTGCCTACGAGACCATTTACATGGTTCAGTTCATCGCCGTGGAGTATTTGTTTCGTGGATTTCTGCTATTCCGCATGGAAAGGGCGGCCCCAGGGTATGGAGTCTGGGTCATGGTAATTCCCTATGCCTTAATTCACATCCACAAGCCATTTCCTGAAGCCGTGGCCTCGATTTTTGCCGGAGTTGTACTAGGGTTCCTTGCCCTTAAGAGCAGATCTATCTGGCCGGGAGTATTCGTCCACTGCTACGTGGCCCTGGCAACTGATTTATTTTCGCTGATTCGCTCCGGACGCTTTTCAGTTTTGTTCTGAAGTTGCTGGTTCTCGCGATTCTTCTTGAGCCTGAGTTCCCTTTGGACTGACCTTTGATTTCTTGCGCGCGTCCTGCTGTTTTACCGGTTGAGGACGACACAAACGAACAACCGAACTCGTGCTATGTATTCCGCCCTTTAGATAATGAACGAAACCGCCATCGATATAGTGG
It contains:
- a CDS encoding SDR family oxidoreductase, producing MKILKRRRHSQRYKPVILVTGCSSGIGLALARRLWTLYDYRVVITVRQNSLDKIKDDKFHNTDRFWIQHLDVTSSEDRKRLIDEILEKWGKVDILVNNAGISFRAVVEHMDSQTERLQLETNYLGPMGLIRLVLPSMRMSGRGKIINVSSVSGMLAMPTMASYSASKHALEGASEALWYEMRPLGINVTLIQPGFIRSHSFRNVVYSAQSALSQAAGGPYSDYYRHMTPFISKTMQKSRTTPEKVARTILNVIRTENPPLRVPASLDAFLFFYIRRFFPRRFLHPFLFFCLPGSGKWGERYSKKRD
- a CDS encoding LysR family transcriptional regulator, with product MTFEQIRTLCAIVEEGGFRPAAERLHKSQSSLSYAIRQLEDEFKLRVFSRESYRPELTDAGRALYERAKGLLQNVAEFEDLGRQLSQGVEAEVDLALSALTPLPPLIPVLREFAKRFPHTRLRMSVEIFGALEKVRDGRAQLAITEGRDLDPGQFEVEPHCPIKLIPVVAPSHPLGRRQKEISQSMLMNFPHLILRSTGSVDGRSSAGIMEGAFTWSLPDFQTKMTLLKAGLGWGHMPHHLVEKEIRAKVLVKLKVPEFKGLEENQWVVRRRGQNTGLAQAYLWRELTKVAKRKI
- a CDS encoding pirin family protein; its protein translation is MRQVRKSEERGRGDLGWLKAKYSFSFADYFDRNNMGFRTLRVINQDVIQPLGGFATHPHQDMEILTYVIRGAVAHKDSMENSTVIPAGEVQLMSAGTGVEHSEFNPSDTDTLELLQIWMIPDQKGYSPTYQQMQIDRDARRNDWLQLAGPGNRPHEGMLIRQQLAIYTSALESRKSLTFEPEFGGNVWLQVVDGQIEVEGESLEPGDGLALTEVSRISVRAINTAEFLVFDLS
- a CDS encoding S8 family serine peptidase, producing MIRDKRNGMCYRPKRQRFLFIGSAALLGLTLLLFQNCQPNYLIKVAQLALHSSDSDAETESTPLSSPFSEGKLQISWSQLLENPEFRQRNQGAFAKASDSVFSLGSTLPLGLADPIPNESDILVDEDAAVFLPGQAMVVLVDNNCRRTRASTATFSADLEDNSPGKPQLDIEAYSYGVKDPLPVSQFRNWLESDPCIVGASEDLEVSVTETILNNDPMFDNLSHLKAINYVAAQDLFHRSSLKIDRDVVIAIVDTGIDYRHNDLRNRMWTNGSGNYGHDYINNDTDPMDDHKHGTHCAGLAAAENNNNVGVSGVMGFNAKLMAVKVLAANGSGSTTTVVNGVNFAVTNKADVINMSLGGKGTSAAYRDALARAVAANVFVAVAAGNDNVQINSGTNFFSPAGYAKDINGAMAVGSFDALSFAKSGFSNYSTTYVEIGAPGSAGSARLISTVPNNAYEGLQGTSMASPVLAGAAALTIGILRSQGISYTPADIEEILTNSSPSRSGLSSYFKGGKYLDVERTAEYVQRVYLFSATGGFK
- a CDS encoding FMN-binding glutamate synthase family protein, with the protein product MRREFIIGLLAVIALLCVGAYYYPPTLWSLVFLGPIILIGVNDFFQTKHTIRRNFPIVGNFRYLFEAIRPEINQYFVESNTDGVPFSREQRSLVYQRSKGTLDTLPFGTQRDVYEVGFEWLNHSLHPVHVNPESLRVKVGGPDCTQPYLASVMNISAMSYGALSSNAVLSLNGGARDGGFAHNTGEGGMSSYHLKNGGDLIWQIGTGYFGCRSGDGRFNPDKFAEKAKGPSIKMIEIKLSQGAKPGHGGILPAAKVTPEISKIREVPMGQDVLSPPAHSAFGTPLEMLQFIKQLRELSGGKPVGFKLCLGKRREFLAICKAMHKTGITPDFITVDGAEGGTGAAPLEFSNHIGTPLVEALIFVHNSLVGFNLRDRVRVIAAGKVTSGFGIVKRLALGADMVYSARAFMMSLGCIQALRCHNNSCPTGVATQDRNLASGLHVPDKRHRVATFHKETIESAAEILGAMGVEKTEDLRPWHLMRRISPMEVKHYGELYEYLNPGDLLRAELPVTYKRACQAASPDSFRHSGAEI
- a CDS encoding CPBP family intramembrane metalloprotease; protein product: MMNKLIAYIRKHFLPDTLPKLSERGLWLSLPLVALVLLIYEYYGWQIPFMKMALHYAWLPNYSQNNVKFIAQAYTSASFVTLFVLVPVIFGRMFPYDGPNPFAFRPTLVREFIPSYLPLILVMTPVLWIACGRTDFNRFYPLYNPASIHHLIAYETIYMVQFIAVEYLFRGFLLFRMERAAPGYGVWVMVIPYALIHIHKPFPEAVASIFAGVVLGFLALKSRSIWPGVFVHCYVALATDLFSLIRSGRFSVLF